CCGTCGCAATCGCGGGGACTTCGCGAACGGAGCGAGCGAAGCAAGCGAAAGCTCGGAGTGGCTTCGCTGCTCCAGCGGACACCGAAAGGGCGCAGCAGCGGACGTCAGAACGTGAAGCCACCTGATGAACTCGGAAATCGCTTTGCGATGTCCGACCGTCAGTCCGCTGCAGGGACTTTCTTTATTTGAGCCGTTCCTGCAGGAACGAGGGGTGGGCGGCCGTCACGCCGTCGATTTCGAGCAGGCCGTCGCTGATGATCTCGCCGAGTTCGTCCCCGTCGGCGGCGCGAACCTCGGCCATGAGCATGTGGTCGCCCGAGGAGGTAAACAGCGCCTCGACCTCGTCTAACTGTTTCAGTTCCTTCGTCGCCTCGACGTAGCGCTCGCTCTCCACGTCGATACCCACCATCGCGATGCTCTGGCTGGAGAGCTTCTTGGGGTCGATGTCCGCCGAGTACCCGACGATGACGCCCTCCGACTCCAGCTTGTCGATGTACTTTCGTACCGTCGGCTTGGAGACGTCGGCCCG
This portion of the Halostella limicola genome encodes:
- the lrpA1 gene encoding HTH-type transcriptional regulator LrpA1, which produces MSTQSTEDRILSVLEDDAQASYAEIADRADVSKPTVRKYIDKLESEGVIVGYSADIDPKKLSSQSIAMVGIDVESERYVEATKELKQLDEVEALFTSSGDHMLMAEVRAADGDELGEIISDGLLEIDGVTAAHPSFLQERLK